In Belonocnema kinseyi isolate 2016_QV_RU_SX_M_011 chromosome 4, B_treatae_v1, whole genome shotgun sequence, a single window of DNA contains:
- the LOC117170733 gene encoding uncharacterized mitochondrial protein AtMg00860-like: protein MRPVLAEQWGNITIAYLDDIVIYSTDWEEHLNHLGLVLEHLVIYELTVALKKCSFGRTSLPYLGHVVGTAENTAQPVHIEAIRNAPPPRNRKALRSLIGLCNWVKEYISNSSEILAPLTDMVSTKRHFKWTNELQEKFKQAKLAFQKPQSLRRPDPNLTFVLQPDARNKGMGELLMQEELEGKCHITSFASAKFSETESKYHCNE, encoded by the coding sequence ATGCGACCGGTCCTTGCCGAGCAATGGGGAAACATCACCATTGCCTACCTTGACGACATCGTCATTTACTCCACCGACTGGGAGGAGCACCTTAATCACCTCGGCCTAGTCTTGGAGCATCTGGTCATCTACGAACTTACCGTAGCCCTAAAAAAGTGCAGCTTCGGAAGGACTTCACTACCATACCTCGGGCATGTTGTCGGCACCGCAGAAAACACGGCCCAACCTGTCCACATCGAGGCCATTCGGAACGCTCCACCTCCACGTAATCGTAAGGCCCTTAGATCACTCATCGGACTCTGCAATTGGGTAAAGGAGTACATCTCAAACTCGTCAGAGATACTCGCTCCCCTGACCGACATGGTGTCGACAAAGCGGCATTTCAAGTGGACCAACGAGCTACAGGAGAAATTCAAGCAAGCCAAACTCGCCTTTCAGAAACCTCAAAGCCTCCGCCGACCGGACCCGAACCTGACGTTTGTATTGCAGCCGGATGCCAGAAACAAAGGGATGGGCGAATTACTCATGCAGGAGGAACTCGAAGGAAAGTGCCACATCACTTCCTTCGCCAGCGCGAAATTCTCCGAGACTGAGTCCAAGTACCACTGCAATGAATAG